The genomic interval GTGAGATCTGTGCTGCGTCACTTCCGGTTCTTATCAGTGACTAAGACGAAATTGTAACAGcgttatgttttatttctcttcatcaatttgatctttaaaacaacaaatcataAAGTCACAGAGCAGAATAATAAACAACATTATAAGATCACATTTATGACAAGTGTCCAGATTTTaataaggaaaaaaggaaaaatactgtTGAAAAATCGACAACgttttttcctgtatttcttTCTTATAATTTACTCTCATACTTTAATATGTATATTAATGCAGAACCTTTATTTTTGACATATAATACAAtacatatgtacagtaatgttCTCACCACATTTCAGAGTAAAAAGCagtttatataattatttatgatttcacattcaggttcttttttttcgtgactttgttcttttttctcaaatatttaatgttttgttacCACAGAAAATTAATTGTTGGTCATTCTCTCTGTCATCTCCAGGTTCGTTGAGCCCATCGACCGGACCAGGTTCAAACTGTGGCGTTCTGCTTCTCCTAGTGTGACACCTCAGGACGTCCGGGCCGAGCAGCCGGATTCACATGGTGATCTCAGTGACGATCAGGCCGCGGACGCTCCTGCAGAGTCCCGGGTGAGGGAACACGACCGGGCCGCGGACGCTCCTGCAGAGACCCGGGTGAGGGAACACGACCGGGCCGCGGACGCTCCTGCAGAGACCCGGGTGAGGGAACACGACCGGGCCGCGGACGCTCCTGCAGAGACCCGGGTGAGGGAACACGACCGGGCCGCGGACGCTCCTGCAGAGTCCCGGGTGAGGGAACACGACCGGACCGCGGACGCTCCTGCAGAGACCCGGGTGAGGGAACACGACCGGGCCGCGGACGCTCCTGCAGAGACCCAGGTGAGGGAACACGACCGAGCTGCGGACACTTCCCAGGTGAGGGAACACGACCGGACCGCGGACGCTCCTGCAGAGACCCAGGTGAGGGAACACGACCGAGCCGCGGACACTCCTGCAGAGACCCGGGTGAGGGAACACGACCGGGCCGCGGACGCTCCTGCAGAGACCCGGGTGAGGGAACACGACCGGGCCGCGGACGCTCCTGCAGAGACCCGGGTGAGAGAACACGACCGGGCCGCGGACGCTCCTGCAGAGACCCAGGTGAGGGAACACGACCGGGCCACGGACGCTCCTGCAGAGACCCAGGTGAGGGAACACGACCGGGCCACGGACGCTCCTGCAGAGACCCAGGTGAGGGAACACGACCGAGCTGCGGACACTTCCCAGGTGAGGCAGCTTTCCTTTGCGGAGGTGATGCGACTGATTCAGGACGGACAGGAACTGCCCGGAGCAGTAAAACTTGATGTAACCCCGAGCAACCAGAGTCCCACTCCGGCTCGGATGCAGAGGAAACTCAAACCCTGGGAAACGGCTTTGTCCTTCGAGTGACCGCTTCGTCTTTATCGCTCTGAGCATCAAAATCAATAACTTCtgataaaaaagaatgaaaactTCCATCTTCACGAGGAGTTGACATGTTGTTGGTCTGGAACATTTAACGTGACACAGAAACATCGGAGAACGTTTAGTGGACCGTCCGTCTGGGTCGAGTCAGAACCCTCATGAGACCCAGACTGAGACAGAACCAAGTGTGTGTTGATATCATTCTACTactttgttttaattacttTGAGTTGTGGTAGTTCcagggttcctacgcagtatgggaaagtatggaatttgatttcattattttccaggtctggataagtctggaaaaatataatgtttgaagacgtgaatccaaagatcTGAGAAACTAACGCTGCGTCTGACTGTGAAAGGTTCCTATCAACAGACATTACTGATGATTCACCATCGAGTTGGAGGAACGTTGACGTCAAACATGAAGCCGAAGGTTCTTCTgtagattaataataataatcgtcTGAGTTTCAGTAACTACACGTTAATACTGGttttataaaacatgtttattagTCCCATTGAAGTCAAAACTTCTTTTCACATGATCAGTCAGAACAAATtgaaatgatggaaaaaaactaaacacaaacacaaacaacatgttCATGACGCTGGATAAATCCATCATGTCCTTAATATTCATCACACTAATATTTCCCTATGTCACAGACTcttcataaaaaatacacacagttgcaaaacaaaaacaaaactacaagaAAAGTTCACCTTTGACCTGGAGCCTGTGAGGGCAGAGTTAGCACCATTAGCACCTTTAGCGTAGCACCATCAGGAAACAGTCGACGAGGTAAAGTAGGAGAattcaaacatgaaatattacactCGTGTATATGAATATGCAAACCACAAGTTCTGTCACTGATTTTGTAGCAGGGCTGCACATGAATATTATTTGTAATGACTCTGTTGATCAATGATCAGCCTCTTTGTGATCGTCTGATCTCTACGTTGTTGCTTCTTCGTCAGTGGAATGAAAATCAGtttacaacaaaacattttttgtgtgaggagagatgtgataaaacatttttgataattgatgaTTCTCTTTTTTACGGTTCAGCTCCGGTTGGTTTGATGTAAGGAGATGATTCTTATTGTTCTGTGACTCAGTTTACTTGTAATATTTGGTTCTTTTGGTTTCGGTTTGACGATGACGTTTCAGTTTCGGACAAAGTTTCagttttcacagttttctgGCATTTAAgacaaaatgattattaatataaaataatcagTGGATCAAGTGATGATGTCTATAATGCAGCACAGACATTTACATTGACTGATAGAACAGTTCGACCTGAGGAAGATTCAAgtctctgtcttgtttttaaaaccacGATAATAAAAGTATTTGTAATTAAAACTTGTTACGGTCCTTTAAGCCTCGTGTCTAAAGCAGAACACACTTTACATTATGGTTCATGTGTCATATCACAGATGCTCCAGCTGAAATATTGATGAACCGTTTGTTCTCGTTGGTTTTTTATAAATAAGTAgttaaaaaagtataaaaaaatccACTGGAGGTAAAAGCGATGAGATTAACTGCAGCTGATGATGAACATGATTATACTAGAATTCACAATCCCAGGTGAGATTACAACAATATGAAATACAAAGAGAATCAAAGTTTTTCATAAAttaatacagatttaaaaagtGTAACAGCAGAACTGATGAATCCGTGTTGAGGTAGAAACCACGAAAGGTCCTGAATAACTGGTGTTGACATCAGGAACAATAACCACATTAATAACTTGAGTTATTAATATTCACTCTTTTAGCTGAGGGAAACATTTGACCAGTGTGCAGTAAATATGCTGCTGTAAGAAGGTTGATGTGTTTATTAAAAGTCCTATGTTGATCTCAGATGTGTAAAAACCTTCGTCATGATAATGGATGGCAGATTGTTCTGATCATTAAAAAACGTCTGTAGTGAACCTGATGATTAACGTCATGATTCATATCCATGTTCATCAGACCTGTCGAGTCGCTGCCGGAGAGCGGATCAGACTCGACTCACTGGATGAACTGGTCTAAAAGCTCAGAACGTAGAAATGTATAAAAGTTTTACGTAAGACtcactgttgttgttcacaTTGAAAATAATCCTTGAGCGGAGCGAAGAGGTGTCGGATGACGGGGACGCTCCAGGACCGACCCAGGACCCGCTGCCGCTGCATCCGGCCCATGTGGTTCACGTCCGTGTAGTGTTTGGGGAAACCAAAGATCCTGGAagagtcaaacacaaacatcagatcATCTCATGTGTTGTGAGACGTTTCTCAAAAGACCAAAGTGAAGTTAGTGAACATCCTCGTCTGAACACGACTAAACATGTCGGCATGGAGCACAACGTCAGTCTGTCGGCCATGATCGGCTGGATGTTTGTTCGAGTTCACACAATCGATTGATTTTCCTTCCTGGATGTTGCATCTGAATTTGGGATCTGAGTTCGACCTTTTGAAATTTACGCAACTCAAATTCATATAATTTGAATTTTATAACTTTTAGACATTTTATAATCTGCTGTTGAAATTTTGAAGAATTAAATTCAGAAACATAATTTCAAGTTCCCAGTGTGGAGAGATGACTGGTTAGTTCACTCACTGTTCCATCTCCGTGCTCCACAGGTAGTCGTCCTTGCCCCCAGTGCTGACGGGCAGCGGGCCCATCTTCCCCTGTCGGATGGAGTTGGACTTGGTCGTGATGGTGCGAACTTTGTCAAACTGAAGGAAGAGAATTTAGAAATACTTATTCCGACGTTTTCAGTTTCTATATGTACGAGGGTATGATGGAAAACCAGGAGGGACAAAACAGCTGACGTTAGTTATTACcatacattgttttgttttacaatcaTTTCTcttgttataattatttaagTTTACAATGGAAACCCCACAAGGACGTGAGGTCGATGGATTATGA from Scophthalmus maximus strain ysfricsl-2021 chromosome 3, ASM2237912v1, whole genome shotgun sequence carries:
- the LOC118316863 gene encoding stage VI sporulation protein D-like produces the protein MEQRVFLRFHSYDFGSDRRFQDGLTVLHESSSSRGESDVEDVKLFFYNRFVEPIDRTRFKLWRSASPSVTPQDVRAEQPDSHGDLSDDQAADAPAESRVREHDRAADAPAETRVREHDRAADAPAETRVREHDRAADAPAETRVREHDRAADAPAESRVREHDRTADAPAETRVREHDRAADAPAETQVREHDRAADTSQVREHDRTADAPAETQVREHDRAADTPAETRVREHDRAADAPAETRVREHDRAADAPAETRVREHDRAADAPAETQVREHDRATDAPAETQVREHDRATDAPAETQVREHDRAADTSQVRQLSFAEVMRLIQDGQELPGAVKLDVTPSNQSPTPARMQRKLKPWETALSFE